One stretch of Gambusia affinis linkage group LG05, SWU_Gaff_1.0, whole genome shotgun sequence DNA includes these proteins:
- the rasip1 gene encoding ras-interacting protein 1 isoform X4 yields the protein MEGSGSPRFRKLHFPVGLWINSPRKHFAKLGRRWPSAISVKSTTSSDAASLHEAPSAPSSSLSNSTPSLASPSPSPSPSPAFLRPRPAGPQSRTKRISQLFLRGRSNSDRDRAVGERERELWASSVAPSAHHYLPVASSSAPGLIKIYGDAFASGANYRSLLANIHSTSRQLIAQVITRYTEREREETEDAVIQKHSPEDFLLCDVIGKPVQQPDGAIKWETECRRGVAPWECPLMLVDMWRPKDGFERRFEIYRKEDYEREEREREKDREREGESHQGVRWRRSRMSSGGGLEEAERGHRGRNTELRRSISDMNLSLRRRQGNHVSNESRGTGNRPNNGGGAQDRKNIVSMINPQPGEVRASRAEAKVGWTNQPAEEEKHYSNCDLEVMSQSLILPPTDRPYFLLLQGYDQSKDFVLYIMAGFTHVFGRKPTVKEREKDRERERKGKRPLKVDTFLSAPDILVRHLLVRRDAAVPETPKGHALMRPFRGGAVTHNGVTVYRETVLKPGDVVGLGDHFLFLYRDPRVTPAPPLALTLPWQADTSTPCCPSGLVDRQEALRQYLGSTEALLKFHSRHADVLLQEIISKNSSPDSGGGPLAPAFLLSIMIDHASKHLDPALTPQILLKSANLIKEIVWDNIKEFGDKHPTQNSPDQEGEINTPNVQQLSSDLRPLMFWMSNATELLNFFQVKVETMEKEWEFEAPGDPVLTADMDTCSEALAQLDDVIMHTFQQCVYHLTKTLYSLLPALLDTNPFSSDEKEKEKDGAEGDENKGEEGAVDDVSVLPPRVAGLVEVYRCSLMLSREACLSPPLTSQTFGYLFFFTNTSLLNTLLERDGLFSWSRAVQIRTNLDLVLDWLQGAGLGDIASEFMKKLSVTVNFLCIPKTRLIQSSWTSLKEEHELLSHAQLHHLLTHYKLGPTRAPPASWAPPPGTDLNGDIFESFLDHPPLILPNETPRLDLSQPIPSTELQKEVTRLRTFLWGLDQDELPANQRTRL from the exons ATGGAGGGGTCTGGCAGTCCTCGCTTCAGAAAGCTTCATTTCCCAGTCGGATTGTGGATCAACTCTCCCAGGAAACATTTTGCCAAACTGGGACGCCGTTGGCCCAGCGCCATCTCCGTCAA GTCGACTACCAGCTCTGACGCAGCCTCGCTCCACGAGGCCCCCTCTGCTCCGTCCTCTTCCCTTTCCAACTCCACCCCCTCGCTGGCTTCCCCTTCTCCATCCCCTTCTCCTTCTCCGGCCTTCCTCAGGCCCCGGCCCGCTGGCCCCCAGTCTCGGACAAAGCGTATTTCTCAGCTCTTCCTGCGGGGGCGCTCAAATAGCGACCGAGACCGGGCCGtgggggagagggagagagagcttTGGGCTTCCTCTGTCGCCCCATCAGCCCACCACTACTTGCCCGTCGCCTCCTCCTCGGCCCCTGGCTTGATCAAGATCTATGGGGATGCTTTTGCCAGTGGAGCGAACTATCGCTCCTTGCTGGCCAACATTCACTCCACATCCAGGCAGCTCATCGCTCAGGTCATCACTCGATACACTGAAAGAGAAAGGGAGGAGACAGAAGATGCAG TTATCCAGAAGCACAGCCCTGAAGACTTCCTGTTGTGTGATGTCATTGGAAAGCCTGTCCAGCAACCAGATGGCGCTATCAAATGGGAGACAGAGTGCCGGAGAGGTGTTGCCCCATGGGAATGTCCCTTGATGTTGGTGGACATGTGGCGGCCCAAGGATGGATTCGAGCGACGCTTTGAAATTTATAGGAAGGAAGACTatgaaagagaggaaagagaaagggAGAAGGACCGGGAGAGGGAGGGGGAGAGCCACCAAG GTGTGCGCTGGCGGCGGAGCCGGATGTCGTCTGGCGGTGGGCTGGAGGAGGCTGAGCGAGGTCACCGTGGGAGGAACACTGAGCTCCGCAGGAGCATCAGCGACATGAACCTGAGCTTGCGCCGGCGACAGGGCAACCACGTCAGCAACGAGTCCCGTGGTACAGGGAACCGGCCCAACAACGGTGGAGGAGCGCAGGACAGGAAGAACATTGTGAGCATGATCAACCCGCAGCCTGGAGAG GTCAGAGCATCGAGAGCTGAGGCCAAGGTTGGATGGACAAATCAGccagcagaagaagagaagcATTACTCCAATTGCGACCTGGAAGTGATGTCACAGAGCCTTATCCTTCCACCCACAGACCGACCCTACTTCCTTTTGCTGCAGGGTTATGATCAGAGCAAG gattttgttttgtacatcATGGCGGGATTTACACACGTGTTTGGGAGAAAGCCTACagtgaaggagagagagaaggacagagagagagagaggaaagggAAGAGACCCCTGAAGGTGGACACGTTCCTTTCTGCTCCTGATATTTTGGTCAGGCACTTACTGGTCAGGAGAGACGCTGCTGTTCCAGAGACGCCCAAAGGACACG CTCTGATGCGACCCTTCAGAGGAGGTGCAGTCACTCACAATGGAGTAACAGTGTACAGGGAGACGGTCCTTAAGCCTGGAGACGTGGTTGGTCTGGGGGACCACTTCCTTTTCCTCTACAGAGACCCTCGTGTGACTCCTGCCCCACCGCTCGCATTGACGCTGCCGTGGCAGGCGGACACCTCCACCCCCTGCTGTCCTTCAGGGCTGGTGGACAGACAGGAGGCCCTGAGACAGTATCTGGGCTCCACTGAGGCACTTCTGAAATTTCACTCTCGTCATGCAGATGTCTTGTTACAG gagaTAATTTCCAAAAACTCCTCTCCAGACTCTGGTGGTGGACCTTTAGCTCCTGCCTTTCTGCTGTCCATCATGATCGATCACGCCTCCAAACATCTGGACCCTGCTCTGACACCGCAGATATTACTCAAATCTGCCAACCTCATTAAAGAAATTGTGTGG GATAACATTAAGGAATTTGGGGATAAGCATCCCACGCAAAA TTCGCCAGACCAGGAAGGGGAGATAAACACTCCAAATGTCCAGCAGCTGTCATCTGATTTGCGACCCCTCATGTTCTGGATGTCAAATGCCACAGAGCTCCTTAACTTCTTCCAGGTCAAAGTTGAAACAATGGAGAAAGAGTGGGAATTTGAAG CCCCCGGGGATCCGGTTTTGACAGCCGACATGGACACCTGTTCAGAGGCTCTTGCACAGCTGGATGATGTCATAATGCACACCTTCCAGCAGTGTGTGTATCATCTCACCAAG ACCCTGTACTCGCTCCTGCCAGCCCTCCTGGACACCAACCCATTTTCCAGTGatgagaaggagaaagagaaggacGGCGCAGAGGGAGACGAGAATAAAGGAGAAGAGGGAGCTGTGGACGACGTGTCCGTCTTGCCTCCGAGGGTCGCCGGACTGGTGGAAGTGTATCGCTGCTCCTTGATGCTGTCTCGAGAAGCGTGTCTGTCTCCGCCGCTCACCTCCCAAACGTTTGGTTACCTCTTCTTCTTCACCAACACTTCCTTGCTGAATACTTTGCTGGAGAGAG atGGGTTGTTTTCATGGTCCAGAGCGGTCCAGATCCGGACAAATCTGGATTTGGTCCTAGATTGGCTGCAGGGTGCGGGGTTAGGAGACATAGCCTCAGAGTTTATGAAGAAACTCTCAGTCACGGTCAACTTTCTATGTATTCCCAAAACACGACTCATCCAG TCCTCTTGGACCAGTCTGAAAGAGGAGCATGAACTGCTAAGTCATGCCCAGCTGCACCACCTGCTCACCCATTACAAGCTGGGACCGACCCGAGCTCCGCCTGCATCCTGGGCTCCTCCACCTGGCACAGACCTGAACGGAG acATCTTTGAGAGCTTTCTAGACCACCCTCCTCTCATCCTGCCGAACGAGACGCCACGCCTCGACCTCTCCCAGCCAATACCAAGCACTGAGCTCCAAAAGGAAGTCACGCGTCTCCGCACCTTCCTGTGGGGACTCGATCAGGACGAGCTCCCCGCAAATCAGAGGACGCGGCTTTGA